TCTGGCGCGACCACTTCGTCCCGAATGCGAGATGCACCGAACCTGGAGCCCTGGGCTTCACGCCCCGTCGGCTGTCCTGATCGCCGGACGAGGTCATTTGCCGCCAACGGATCTTGCCCGTCACCGCGCCGATTCGTAGCCCGCGCGCCGCCGGTTCCGACGACCCGGGAACACGCCGGGCATCATGCGATCACACACTGTTCATGACTCTTAACATTCAGTGACGAACGACCGGTGCCCTCGGGCTGTGGAAAGCGGGAGAAATGATTGCGCGAAGAGACCTGCTCGTAGCCGGGGCCGCTGGTGGGGCAGCCCTGGTCCTTCCGGCACCCAATGGGGCGATGGCACTCCCGAACGGGACCGCAGTGGCCCCGGGGGCCGGGTCTGCCCGCACATTCCCAGTCCCCACCCTGGACCCAACGACCATTCCGAAATACGTCACCAATCTGGTGATCCCGCCGGTGATGCCGAAGGCTCGCCACCCGCAGCGGCACGGCATCGACACGTACGTCATCGGCGTCCGGCAGTTCAGCCAGCAGGTATTGCCTCCTACTCTGCCGTCCACCACCGTGTGGGGATACGGCTCGCTCGGGGACAAAACCACGTTCAACTACCCCTCGTTCACCATCGAGGCCAAGGTCGACCGGCCTGTCCGGGTCACCTGGGTGAACGATCTCGTCGACAGCCAAGGCCGTTTCCTCCCGCACTTGCTGGCGGTCGATCCCACCCTGCACTGGGCGAATCCGCCGGGTGGCAAGACCGGGCGCGATTCCCGGCCGACGTTCACGTCGACGCCCGGTCCGTATACCGGACCCGTGCCGATCGTCACTCACCTGCACGGTGGGCATTCCACCGAGGAGAGCGACGGCTACACCGAGGCGTGGTACTTGCCGCGCGCGAACAACATTCCCGCTGGATTCGCCACCGTGGGCTCGTTCTACGACGAGTTCCGGGAGAAGTTCGCCGAAGCGTACGACCTGAAGTGGGAGCCGGGTACCGCGACCTTCCAGTACGCCAACGACCAGCGGGCGTCGGCCCTCTGGTTCCACGACCACACCCTGGGGATGACCCGGCTCAACGTCTACGCCGGACCCGCCGGGTTCTACCTGCTGCGCGGCGGCGAGTGCGACCTGCCCGAGGGGGTTCTGCCCGGACCGGCGCCCGCTTTCGGTGATGCGCCGGGCACCCGGTACCACGAGATCCCCCTGGCCATCCAGGACCGGTCGTTCAACTCGGACGGCTCGCTGTTCTACCCCACGAGCCGGGAATTCTTCGACGGGTTCGCGGGCCCGTACGTTCCCACCACCGATGTACCTCCCATCTGGAACCCCGAATTCTTCGCCAACACGATGGTGGTCAACGGCCGGACATGGCCGAAGTTCGAGGTCGAACCGCGCCGCTACCGGCTGCGCTTCCTCAACGGATGCAATGCCCGGTTCCTGATCCTGAAGATCGCGGACAGTCCGACCGTCCGGCCGGCCCGGTCGGCCGTACCGTTCTGGCAGATCGGCAACGAAGGCGGATTCCTGCCCGAACCGGTTCAGCTGGAACGGCTGCTGTTGGCCAACGCGGAGCGGGCCGACGTGATCGTCGACTTCACCGGGATCGCTGAAGGTACCGAGCTGTACCTCATCAACGAGGGCGCGGACGAACCCTTCGGCCGGGGCGAACCGGGCGTGGACTTCCCTGTGGCGGATCCGGCCACCACCGGGCAGGTGATGAAATTCGTGGTCGGCCCGCTGGTGGGCGAAGACGCGAGCGTCCTGCCGGATCGGCTCCGGCTGCCCAGGATCAGGCCGCTCGGCTCGGCGAGCGTCACCCGACGGCTCTCCCTCAACGAGGTGAACTCCAGCGATCCCCTGGTTCCGCCGGACACGCCGGTCCAGGCCATGCTCGGGACGGTCGACTCCGCCGGGAATCCGGTGTTGCTCGGCTGGGCCGACCCGGTCACGGAGAACCCGAGGCTGAACGCGACCGAAACATGGGAGCTGCACAACTTCACTGTGGACGCCCACCCGATCCACATCCACGAGGTGGCGTTCGAGGTGGTTGACCGGCAACCGTTCAACGGGTCACCCGTTCCGCCGGAGAGCTGGGAGCGTGGCTTCAAGGACACCGTGATCGCCTACCCGGGAGAAATCACCCGGGTGAAGGCCCGGTTCGACCACCCTGGTCGCTTCGTCTGGCACTGCCACATCGTCGAGCACGAGGACAACGAGATGATGCGGCCCTACCAAATCGGAGGCATGCGCAAGAAGGACCACTGACAGGTCAGCACCCGAGGTGTCTTCGGCGGCCCGCGACGGCCAAGGCGAGCATGGAGTGCGTGGGCCTCGTCGTGGGTGCCCGCGTCAACGGTCGGATGGCCTGCTCTTCGTGGGTTCTGCGACCTTCGTCACACCGGGCACACCCTCTCCACCAGGTCCGGGGCGACGGTGAAGGACACGATGGTGCGGGCCGGCCGGTCCTCCGAGAAGGCCGCGTTGATCTACCAACACTCTGATCACGAGCGGCAGAAGGAGGTGGCGGCCGGCCTTGACGGGATGGTGCAAGCGGCTCGCCAGAAGGCCGCCGAGCGGGCCTGACGGGGAGGATGTGGTGCGCAAGTGGTGCGCGCCTACCAGTCAGGGCTGGACAACGACGAAGGCCCAGGTCGCTGACCTGGGCCTTCTTGTCAGAGCGGATGACGGGAATCGAACCCGCGCTAGAGTGCCGGTGCCACGCTGGGTGCCGCGGGCCAGCTGCTGTTCGGCCCGCGCGGCCCCGAGAGCCGGATCGAGGACCTGCCCGCCGATTACCGGACGATCATGGAGATCGTCGCGGGCGGCGACGGCCCGCTGCAGGCCAAGGATGTGGCCCGCGCGCTGGGGCTGGATCCGGTGCCGACGAAGGTGGAGCCGGTGCGCGGCAAGCTGCGCAAGCTGGCCGAGCGCGGCTGGATCACCCGAACCCCCGCCGGACGCTACCTGCCCCGGTAGCCCGCGACCGGCCCTGCGCAACGGCCGGTCCGGGCCGTAACGCGCCTGCCTCCGGCGGGGGTTGGGAGGTGTGTGAAGACCAAGTCCAGCCCCGCCGGGGGCGACATCAGCCTTGTCTACTCCGTCCGCCTACCGCTGTCCACTGCCACCGTCAACCATGTGGCCTCTTTGATCCGCACCCACCGCGAGAACATCCGCTCGCGGTGGCGCACGCTGAACGACGGGCGGATCGCCGTGATCGTGCTCGCCCACCTGCGCAACGACGAGCGGCTGGCCGACCTGGCCGACGGCGCCTCGGTGTCGGCCTCCACGGTGCGGCGCTGGGTGCTGGAGGTGATCGGCCTCCTGGCCGCCCGCTCCCCGCGTCTGGACCGCGCGCTGGCCAAGGTGGCCAAGGACAGCGGGTGCGTGGTGCTGCTGGACGGCACGCTGATCCGTACCCGGCGACGGACCGGTCAGGCGAACCGGAAGAACTACTCGGGCAAGCACAAGGCGCACGGCCTGCTCTTCCTCGCCCTGACCGATGCGAAGGGGCGGCTGCTGTGGATCTCCTCAGCCCGTCGCGGCGCCTGCAGCGAGATCACGGCCGCCCGCTACGAAAAGCTGTGCGCGCGGCTGCGCGAGCTGGAGCTGGGAGCGGTCGCCGACCTGGGCTTCGTCGGCCTGGACGACGGCGACGGGGAACGGCCGGCGGTCATCACCGGGTTCAAGGCGAGCGGCGGCAAGCGCCTCTCCTCGCCGAAGAAGGTCGTGAACCGGCTGATCAGCAGCCTGCGGGCCCCGGTCGAGCACGGCTTCGCGAGCCTGAAGACCTTCCGGATCCTGACCAAGGTGCGCATGCACCCGCGGCATGCGACCGCGCTGGTACGGGCCCTGCTCGTGCTGACCCACCACCAGGTGGCCCGGTGACGGACGATCTCCCCGCCACGATCACCGTTCGAGGCTAGTTCTGCATGATCGCGATCGTGATGCCTGCACCGATCAGACAGGCGACAATCGTGACAACCAGACAGCCTGAGCAGCCGAACCGCTCACGAATCACGGCCGGGCCTAGCAACGCCAGACAGATTGCAGCCAAGCACAGGCCGCCCAAGACGATGAGAATGATGGTGTGCCCCCCGAATGCAGTTTGGATCGATGGTGCCATCACCGACCGCCCCGAACAACCGGTTCGCTCAAGCACCATGTAAGACAAGGATGTTGTGAGGTGACCCCCTGTGCCCACACTCCGGGGGTCACCTCAGTGGCAGTGGACAGCGGTAAGACCAGGATGAGGCAGCATGTGTCGGCGTACGGGCTGTAGTGCAGAGGTGTGTACGGGCTGATGTGCAGAGCTTGATCCTGTGTCAGCTGGCCGCAGTGATGCCGCCTTCGATGGCTGTGAGGCGGTTCTTCAGGCGGTAGCTGGCGCCGTTGATGGCGAGGATCTCGCAGTGGTGGAGTAGGCGGTCGATGATGGCAGTGGCCAGGACGTCGTCGCCGAAGACCTGACCCCACTCACTGAAACTCTTGTTCGAGGTCAGCAGGGTGGAGCCCTTCTCGTAGCGCTTGGAGAGCATCTGGAAGACGAGGTTTGCCTCGTCACGCTCCAGCGGGAGGTAGCCGACCTCGTCCACCACGAGAACGTGAGGCCGCAGGTAGGTGCGGAGTTTGCTGGCCAGGCGGCCGATGGAGTCGGCGGCCTTGAGCTGGCGGACCATGTCGTCGAGGGTGGTGAAGTAGATCGAGTAGCCGGCCCGGCAGGCGGCGACAGCCAGCGCGACGGCGATATGTGTCTTGCCGACCCCGGGCGGGCCCAGCAGCGCGACGTTGGACTTGGCCTCGACGAACGCGAGGGTGGCCAGGTCCTTGACCTTCCTGGGGTCGAGTTCGGGCTGGTAGGAGAAGTCGTACTCCTCAATCGTCTTGTGGTGTGGCAGGCGGGAGACCCGTAGCGCGTGGCGGAAGCGGCGTTCTTCACGGACGGCAAGTTCTTCTTCCAAGACCAGGTCGAGGAAGTCGAGGTAGGCCATCGACGCGGCGTCGGCCCGGCCGACGTGCTCGGCCAGGGCCTCGGTGAGGTGGGGCAGGCCGAGTTTGGTGGCGGTGGTGCGGATCCGGGCGGTGACCAGCTCGCTCAACGCATGTCCTTGGGGTCGATGGGGGCGGGGTTGAACGGGCGGGTGCCGGCGATCTGGTCGTAGAGGGCCAGCGGACGGGTGCCGACGTGGACTTGCGCGGCTCTGGCCCGGGTCAGCAGCGAGATCAGACCGCCCGGTTCCTCGGCGCCGGAGCGGGCCGGCCTGCTCACGGGTGGCGGAAGGTCGGTGGTGGTGGCGCGGGTGTGTCCGTCGGGCAGGGCCTTCCAGTGGGCCTCATCCACGATCCTCGCGCTGCGTCCGACCGCGCGGGAGTGCACGGCCAGCAGCGTGATGCCCTGCGCGTCGGGCACGGTGGAATGCAGGGCCACGGTGCCTGCGGAGGCTCTGACCTCGACGAGCTGGCGGTGGCGGACCTTGGTGGCGGGCACCGAGTAGAGGTTGGCGTCGAAGGCGACCAGGCAGTCCTTGGCCACGTGTCGCAGGTGCCGATCGGCCACGATGTAGGGCTTGGCGGGCAGCGCCCGCAGCGCGGCGTGATCCCGCTTGGCCCGCACGCCGATCACCTCGCCGTGGGTGCGGTGCGTACGCGCCCGGCGCTGGGGCACCCAGGCCATGAACGCCCCGTCCATGTCATCCAGGCTGGAGAAGGACCGCCCCGCGAGCACATGATCGCGGACGATGAGGACCTGGCGCTCGACGCGGCCCTTCCCCGTCGGCCGGTAGGCGGCCAAGACGTCGATGTCGAAGTCGTAGTGCCCGGCGAACGCCACGGCCTCCGGATGCAACGGGACCGCCTCGCCCGGGGCGACGTGACGGCGCACGACAGTCTTGGTCCGGTCGTAGACGATCACCCCGGGCGCCCCGCCGAAGTGCGCGAACGCCCGCCGGTGGCACTCGAAGAACGATGCCAGATTCTGGCTGGTGGTGAAGCAGCAGAACGGATCTCGGGAGTAGGACAAGGTCATGTGGAAGGAGTAGACCTTCGGGATGCCGACATGGGCCAGGATGTTGCCCTCGTCGCCCCAGTCGACCTGGGCCTGGGCGCCGGGCACCACCTCGAAGCGGCGGTGCAACTTCGCCAGCTCGCGCGGGGTATATCCCAACTCCTCGGCGATGCGGGGTCGGGCCTGCTGCACGTACATCTTGACGCGCTGGTAGTGGTGCGGGAAGGCATACTGCTCGACCAGACGCTCATGGATGACCGCGGCCTTCAGCAGCACCTCAGCCCGTAGCCACGCATCAATCACATGCGCCCACGGCTTGATCACCTGGTTGCCGAGATCCGAGCGCGGCGCCGGAGCCGGCGGAACCGGAGGACCGTCGCTCTCCAGATACTTCTTGACCGTACGCCAGTTCAGACCGGTCTCCCGAGCGATCTCCGAGATGCTCGCGCCCGCCTCATGCAGAGCCCGGAAACGCCGCAGCTCCAGCCACCGCCCCGGTTCCAGCAACATCCGACAGGCCCTCCTCGACGCTTCACAAGATCAGCGTCAGGCTCCTCTCATCGAGCCGGGCCCCACCCCGACACGCCGAGTCACCTCTGTAGATCAACCCGTACGCACCTCTGCATCAGAGCCCGTACGCCGACAGCATGCCCACCGCATGGTCTCGAAGTGGTCGGGGGACACCAGGCAGAACGCGCCTGCTGCGGTGACTCCCCTGCACAGTGGGTACTGGCCCACGGTGGTGACTTCCTGGAACAGGGGCGTGCTGTCGGTGAGGGCGAGGGCGCCCAGGGTGCCGAGGGCGAGGAGAGTGCGGGCCAGGCCGTAGCCGGCTCCCCAGGGGAGACTGATGGTGCGCTGCCGCATCAGCAGGTCACCTCCAGGATCATCACGCGCTCCGTGGTGTGCGACGTTGTCACCAGGTCTCGCCATGCGTAGGGGGCGCTCCTGAAGCAGGCCGATGGTCCCGCGCAGCGTTGGACGGGGCGTGTCGTTCGCGAGCCGACGGCTGGCCCCGCCCGCGTTCGTCGGCAGGTGTCGCTGCTGTCCGTGCAGTCGCGCCAGTCGGATTTCTGCGCGGTGGACAGCAGCAGGGCGACCTCCACGCCTTGTCCGCGTGACGCACGGTCAAATGGATAGAAACCTTCCGGTAGCCCCTCGTGTATTTCCGGCCATCCGGGGCGCCGAGTGCTCGAACGGCAAGATTTGAGAAGGCGCCGGGCCAGGTTTGAACGGCGAGGCCGAGGGACACGAAAGTCCGGCTCATGCGCCCGCTTGCTGCTTCGCGGCGAGAGCGTTGAGGAGCGCGGCGCCGCGTTCGGCATCGTCAATGCTCACGGCGAACTCGGGGCCCTTGCGGGGGTGGATGACCAGGCATTCACCGGACCGGAGCATGACGGTGGTTCCCAGCCCGCTGAGCCGGTAGCCCCAGCCGCCCACCTGCGCCGGCCTGCGGTTCTCCACGCGCGCCGAGACGATGTTGCCGGCCGTCCAACGGCGCGCCGGCCAGCCCAGGGGTCCGAAGGAAACCTCCAGCCCGGCCTCCGTCACGCGTGCTTGCACCGAGGCAAAGGCGAACATCCCGAGCGAGGCGAATGCGAACGGAGTGATCAGGGCCCACTCCACGCCGATCAGGCCGCCCGCGGCTGCCACAGTGCCGGCCGCGGCCACCAGGCCCGTGAGCACGCCGATGAGGTGGAGCCAGGGGTTCGACATGCGGGAGAGCCAGACGCGGCGCTCACCCGCAGGGATCTCCATGACGTCACCCTCAGGGAGCCGGATCGGCTCAGTCGGCAGCTCTGCCCGCCGACCGGCCAGCCAGCCGAGCGCGCCCGCCGCCACCGCAACGAGAGCCGTGATCGCCACTCCCGCGCCAACCGACGCAGCATCCTTCCAGTCGGTCCGGTCCAGGTTGGCCCGCACGATTGACGCCTGGGCACCTGCCAGGAACACCCCGCCGGTCAGCAGCGAAGTGCCCATCCAGGCTTCCGAGGGAGATCCTCCACGCCGGCCGGCGAAGGCGATGGACAGCGCCAGAACGACCCAGACCAGCGCCGGTAACAGCGCCGCTGCCCACAGGGGCATCGAGCCGTCCGGAGTCGCGCCGCCCCAGTGCGTGGCGAGCCGGTCCGGCAGGCGCCCGCTCGCGGCGAACGGAAGGGCGGCCAAGACGGCCAACACCCCGGCCACCCATGCCGCCGCCCCCCATCGGGCGCCGTTCTTCTTCATACGGTCAGTCACGAAAGCCCCCTGAACATCTCGATGAGATCGTTCTTGCTGTATCCGAGGTGTGCCGCGTCGGCCACCAACTGCCGTGCCCGTTCGAGCAGCTGCGCCCGCTGGTCGGCGGCCTCGGCAACGGTGACGCCGCGACCGCGCCGGAACTCCAGCACTCCCTCGTCGCGCAGGGCGCGCAGGCCGCGAAGAACGGTGTTCGCGTTCACGCCCAGCGCCCGGGACAGGTCTCGCGCCGGAGGCAGCCGGTCCCCCGGCGCGCACTCGCCCTCGGCAATGGCCCGTCGGATCGCCCCCGCTACCTGCTCGTGAAGGGGGCGACTGTCCGTGGTGTCCAGTCTCAGCAACATGATGCTAATGACGATAGCACTATAGATGTCATGTCGTATGGGTGCGCCGTGGACTTCGGAGACTCGGTGCGGCATTCGCGTCGGGGAACGGGCCTTGGGTAGCGACTGCTGTCTTTGGCGGAGGAGCGCGTCGGTGTGCCCCAACCGGCCCGTAGGGCCGTTCTTCCGCGAGGTGCGTGCCCTGCGCGACCACGCCTTCGAACTCCTCAAAAGGCGCCAGCCGCCGCAGTACATCCCGGACCTGTACGCCGGCGCCGGCGCGCTACGCGGCGTATTGGCGAACGCCGGCTTCGACCTCGGCCGCCACGGCGCCGTCGAGACCCGGGCCGCACCGCTTTCCTCTTCAATGAGCCGGCCGGCCACAGCGGCCTCCGGGCCTGGGTCCGGGGGCTCCGGATGCTGATCTCCTACCGGGACGGGCGCCTGGCCGACGCCGTACGACTCGCCGAGTCGGCTCGGCCTTCACGCCCGAGTCGGGTACCGCGCAGATCAGGCTGGAGAGCATCCAGGCGCGCGCGTACGGACTGAAGGACCTCCGCGCGGGGCAGTCTTCGGAGCGTGCCCCGCTGTTTACCAGCACTCCACCATGGAGCACCGGCGCAGGCTAGCCGCCGACATCGACGCCACCGTCCGGCTTGGGAATCACCCGGCACTTGGGCATCCAGGTGGCCTCTGACCTGCGGGAACGTCCGTGGAGGGCCTTGCGCTCAGGGGTCGTGGTCAACCTCTGTCGACCGCTGCTTACCGCCCCTACTGGCACGTTGTGGCACGACCCCCAGAGCACCTGAGGAGGTGCGACGGGTGTTGTGGCTCTGCGGGCGCGCGCCTGGCGCGTGGGTGGCACCCTCGCTCACGCGGCCGACCGTCGCCCCTGCGGTCGCACTCCGCGAGGTTGCCGTCGACCACTCGGCATCCGCCTCGCGCAAGGTGCGGGTCAGGCCACATCCCTGGCCACTCCGAAATGGCTCAGTGTCCTCGGCCGTCGAACCGGCCATTATGCACCGCATGGGGCGTACCGGGCCGAAGTCGCCCTGGTGGTGCTGTCGGATCACGAGTGGCAGGTGCTTTGTGCGTAGGGCCGCGGTCGGTGAACGACGCAGGATTTTGCACACCGGCGAGATTTGGATCTGCGATGCGGTCGCGCTGTACCGGTCGAGTCCGGGTGCGACGATCGGGTCGGTCGCGACCGATCTCGGGGTGAACACCGAGACGCTGCGGTACTGGATCCGGGCCGCCGACGGGCGACTTGAGCCGAGGCGGGCCCTGACGTCAGACCTCGTCTTCTGCGAGTCGGGCCAGATGCCGCGCGGGCTGCCGGCCGTCGCCGGCCATGCGCTGCATGCGGGCGGCCAACAGGGCCAGGGACGGGCGCCCACGAGCAGGCCTTCGCCAGCCCCAGACGAGGGTGCTGCCACAAGGAGGCGCTGCTGCCACTGAGGTGCGGCCCGGTACCGAAAAGGCAGGCACCAAAAATGCGGGCGCCGTCGGACGGCAGTAAGCTGCTGAAAGCTGGCCATTCGATTGTGCCGCACTATTCGGCGGTGCTTAAGGCGGGCTTCTTTCGGCGCTGCCGGGCCCCGTATCCAGAGGGCTACAGCGCCCCCCTTGCGAACCGGCACGCCCCCCGGGGAGACCGCGATTCCCCGGCCTGGGTTCGAAACTGAGACCCCGGCCGCGCGGGCTGACGTTCTTTCACCCACTTCAGGTGGCCAGGTGGAGGCAGTTGTGAACATGCTTGCACGGAACGCAAAGAAGCAGCTGGCCGTCTCGGCGGCGCTGCTGTCCGCCGCTCTGATGGCGACGGGCGCGTCATCGCAGGGCGGCTCGCTATCGGTTGCGACGTCTCAGTCCGCCCCATCCCCGCCGTCGCCGAACCCGGAAGTGGCGAAGAAGTATCCGGGCTGCAACGCCCACCTGCATGACGGCGATACCGCCAAGATGACAACGATCACCAACACCCGTGGGGTCAAGTACGGCGAGTTCAGCCTCATCTGTGGCCCCGGCGTCGCAAGCATGTACAACACGACGTCCATGAACAACCCGGAGAATCCCGGTGTTCCGAACCCGAACACCCCGGACTCCGCACCCCTCGCCCTCTGGAACAAGTCCTCGCAGGACTCTCTTGCTCAGGACTACAGCGTGCCGAGCGTGCTCAAGAACGGCCCCCGCTTCTGGGTCAGTGACACGCTCAAGCTGCCCGTCGGTCCGACACTGAACTTCGGCGGCACCTATGCCCGCTGGTTCGCCTACCCGCAATACCCGCCGGACATCTCCAACATTTTCGGAAACCCGAAGGGTGCGTACAAGCAGACCACCATCCAGCGCGATTCGGTCATCGGATTCAACGCGGGCACGAAGATCTTCGTTCTCGTTGACCCCGACAACAATCCCTACGTCATGCAGGCAGGATCCTCGCAATTCGACACCAGTGAGACCATCCAGAGCCTTGAGCAGCCGGACTTCGCGAGCAAGCTTCACCTGCCGAGCGGCTGGCAGTACAAAGTCATCACGATCACGAAGCCACTGACGATTCAGGCCATTGACGGAAAGGCAACCGTCACGACCGACTATCTGGCCAACACCTACGACTCCTGCACCTCTCCCTCCACCGCAGCTTGCAGCTACAACCCGCTGACCGGCCAGTAGATCCTGCACTGGTGTGAACGGAAATGCCCTGTCGTAACCAGCCACCGCCGACAGAACGGACGCGCCTCTTGGCGGAGTACGCGCAGGTGTAGATGGTCAAGGCGAAGGAGGCGGACCGAATGCCCCACATCGGACACGGCAAGGCGATGGCCACGTCGGCGCAGCCCCCGGAGGAGATCGGCCGGGCGGGCTGGCTCTTCATCGGCGCCGCGACGATGGCGGCGGGAGCGTTCTTCCACGCCATTGCGGGCGCTGTGGAGATCGTCAGAGAGATGCTGGGAGACGAGCTGCCGGCCGCGCCCGAACCGGGTACCGAGCCGGCCCGGCACCACAGGGCTGAACCCCAACTCGACGGGTGGATCGTCCTCGGCGCCGTCGTACTGGGGACGACGACGCTCTTCCACGCCGTAGCGGCTCTGGTGAAAGTCATCAAAGAGGCACGTAAGGCACGCCCCGAAGGAACAAGCGGGTAGGCCCGTGCTTCACGGGTGCTGTCCTGGACCGGCCGGTCCGAGGTTCAGCAGGTGGCTGACCGACTGCGGATGGGCGAGGACCGGCACAGAGGCAACGCGCCAAGGGCCGGCTGCACGGCGCTCGGCATTCTCGCCCGCATTGGGCTTCCCCCGGGTCAGGACTCGAACGAGAGGTGAGCACCATGTGGGGCTCCCACACCACGGCAAAGACACGACAGGGGTGGCGGTAATGAAGCGGGACGGCGCGCGTTCCACCGGCACCGTACTGGAGTCTGCGGGACATCTCCCCCACGACCTGTCGGTGCTCACCACGAAGGTGGCGACGAGAGCCGGACGGGCTTTCCACGCCGTGCGGCATCCGGACGCTCTTGCCGACCGCGCGCGGAAGATGCGCATGGCGGGCCCCATGCTGCGCCAGGCGGTGAAGCCCCTGCTGACCGGGCACGTCGACTGGCGGGCCGAGTACGCCTACACCGCGGGCGTCCAGGCCTTCATCTACGGATTCCCCTACATCTACAACGCCCAGCTCCGCCATGACTGGGTGACCAACAAGCGCGACGTCAGCGTGGTCCCCTACGCCGCCGTGAACCACTTCTGGCACGCATCGCACCTGATGGACGCCACCTACAGGGACGGCGGCTGCCCCAACAACGACACCCTGTACTCCCTGGCCTGGCTGGACCTCACGAAAGAGCCGATCATCCTCTCCCACCCGGACATGGGCGAGCGGTACTTCACCTTCGAGCTCATGGCCTTCACCTCCGACACCTACGGCTACGTCGGGCAGCGCACCACCGGCAGCAAGGCGGGAAGCTTCGCGATCGCCGGACCAGGCTGGCACGGCGAGCTCCCGTCGGGCGTCAGGGCGGTTGCGCCGTCCCCGACGCCGTGGGTCCTCTTGCTGGGCCGCACACTGGTGGACGGTCCTGCGGACGTGCCCGCCGCCCGGGCTCTGCAGGAGGACTACCGATTGACCCCGCTCGGTCTGTGGGGAACGGGCGGAGCGGGGACGGGCGAGCGCCGCGAGGTCTACGCGCCTGCGGATACCTCCAAGGACCCGCTGGCCCCGTGGAAGACGCTGAACGCGATGCTCACCGAGAACCCGCCGCCACCCCATCACTCGCTGGTCCTCGACCAGTTCGCCAGAATCGGAATCGGGCCGGGCCTCGATGTCGAAGCGCAACCCGCCCAGGTGAAGCAGGGCCTGATCCGGGCCGCGGCGATCGGCATGGGACTCCTGCGTGCACAGTTCGTCAGCGGCGACTGGACGACGCGCGTCAACGGCTGGCGCTACCCTCCGGCCGAGGAAGGCCGCTTCCGGGACGACTTCCTGCAGCGGGCCGCCGACCAGTCCCTGGCCGGCATCACCGCCAACTTCCCCGAG
Above is a genomic segment from Streptomyces sp. NBC_01233 containing:
- a CDS encoding DUF1254 domain-containing protein encodes the protein MKRDGARSTGTVLESAGHLPHDLSVLTTKVATRAGRAFHAVRHPDALADRARKMRMAGPMLRQAVKPLLTGHVDWRAEYAYTAGVQAFIYGFPYIYNAQLRHDWVTNKRDVSVVPYAAVNHFWHASHLMDATYRDGGCPNNDTLYSLAWLDLTKEPIILSHPDMGERYFTFELMAFTSDTYGYVGQRTTGSKAGSFAIAGPGWHGELPSGVRAVAPSPTPWVLLLGRTLVDGPADVPAARALQEDYRLTPLGLWGTGGAGTGERREVYAPADTSKDPLAPWKTLNAMLTENPPPPHHSLVLDQFARIGIGPGLDVEAQPAQVKQGLIRAAAIGMGLLRAQFVSGDWTTRVNGWRYPPAEEGRFRDDFLQRAADQSLAGITANFPEEAVYLLNFEDSEGNEFDPDGRYELHFEAGDVPPVDAFWSLAAYTAEDLNLIANPAGRYSIGDRTPGLQRDAGGGLTIHLQAESPGSDRESNWLPTSGSDRWFVILRLYCPHPDVITASWRCPGIIKVA